In one Lolium rigidum isolate FL_2022 chromosome 3, APGP_CSIRO_Lrig_0.1, whole genome shotgun sequence genomic region, the following are encoded:
- the LOC124694973 gene encoding L-type lectin-domain containing receptor kinase IX.1-like — translation MAPRFLFILISAVSSLSGLHGQFHATFMPRCSIDNYTMPSQYQVNLNELLSDLSDKAIANSGFANVTNGEAPDKVFGLVMCYVDRNWTDCQNCIKSAVAGIPQTCRFSRRAKATYNGCVLVYSSESFFSVDMGVAYQFLDVGGSPDTSVTASMNSTQSKLMSRLMVEAAGSSLRWANGSDNYTDSQGMLQVMYGLAQCTRDLNASECTRCLTKFLADPLHATWIYGYSCYTRFQVVSPIPITIFPLAQLPQQPPSPIPPASSSPSSTRPASRRRALLVAGASAGSIAFASLAGVFVWFGLRRWRKDESARKQEKQLFDEQSPDEEFDQGMGPRRFGYSELAIATRYFSDQGKLGEGGFGSVYHGYLKDEKLHVAVKRVSKTSQQGKKEYVSEVTIISRLRHRNLVQLIGWCHGGGELLLVYELMPNGSLDSHIHNQESVLSWPIRYEIILGIGSALLYLHDEWEQCVLHRDIKPSNLMLDASFNVKLGDFGLARLVKHGQGSHTTMLAGTMGYMDPESMVSGRASTESDVYSFGVVILEIACGRRPLLVLRGNEACTMHLVQFVWELYGAGNILDAADPRLSNQLDSQELQRVMITGLWCTHPDRNLRPSIRQAMNVLRLEAPLPSLPTKMPVAMFISPVDSSLSQSLAATTINSCSRYGTGGTIYLASERFCFP, via the exons ATGGCTCCACGGTTCCTTTTCATCCTCATCTCAGCAGTTTCATCTTTGAGCGGATTACATGGCCAGTTCCACGCGACGTTCATGCCTCGCTGCTCCATCGACAACTACACCATGCCCAGCCAGTACCAGGTGAACCTCAACGAGCTCCTGTCTGACCTCTCGGACAAGGCCATCGCCAACAGCGGATTCGCCAACGTTACTAATGGCGAGGCGCCTGACAAGGTCTTCGGCCTCGTCATGTGCTACGTCGACCGGAACTGGACCGATTGCCAGAACTGCATCAAATCCGCTGTCGCCGGCATACCGCAGACATGCCGTTTCAGCCGTCGGGCGAAGGCCACCTACAACGGGTGCGTCCTGGTTTACTCGAGCGAGTCCTTCTTCTCCGTTGACATGGGCGTAGCTTACCAGTTTCTCGACGTGGGAGGCAGCCCCGACACAAGCGTCACGGCCAGCATGAACTCAACTCAATCGAAGCTGATGAGCCGACTCATGGTGGAGGCTGCGGGATCCTCCCTGCGGTGGGCGAACGGAAGCGACAACTACACCGACTCGCAAGGTATGCTGCAGGTGATGTACGGTCTCGCGCAGTGCACGAGGGACCTGAACGCGAGTGAGTGCACCAGGTGCCTCACAAAGTTTCTAGCAGATCCATTACACGCGACATGGATCTATGGGTATAGCTGCTACACGCGGTTCCAAGTAGTCAGCCCGATCCCCATCACAATCTTTCCATTAGCCCAGCTGCCGCAGCAGCCTCCATCGCCAATCCCACCAG CTTCATCATCTCCCTCCTCAACCCGGCCGGCTAGCAGGAGAAGGGCGCTGCTGGTAGCCGGCGCCTCTGCCGGCTCCATTGCCTTCGCATCCTTGGCTGGTGTTTTTGTGTGGTTTGGTTTGCGCCGTTGGAGGAAAGATGAGTCCGCGAGAAAGCAAGAAAAACAATTGTTCGACGAGCAGTCCCCAGATGAGGAGTTCGATCAGGGCATGGGGCCCAGGCGGTTCGGGTACAGCGAGCTTGCCATCGCCACAAGGTACTTCTCTGACCAGGGGAAACTCGGCGAGGGGGGATTTGGGTCGGTATACCACGGGTATTTGAAGGACGAAAAGCTTCACGTtgctgtgaagagagtttccaagacTTCTCAACAGGGGAAAAAAGAGTACGTCTCCGAGGTGACAATCATAAGCCGGTTAAGACACCGCAACCTCGTGCAACTCATCGGTTGGTGCCACGGCGGCGGTGAGCTTTTGCTTGTCTACGAGCTGATGCCCAACGGCAGCCTCGACAGTCACATTCACAACCAGGAGAGCGTTCTGTCATGGCCTATCAG GTATGAGATAATTCTCGGTATAGGGTCTGCTCTATTGTACCTCCATGATGAGTGGGAGCAATGCGTTCTGCACCGAGACATCAAGCCGAGCAACTTGATGCTAGATGCATCTTTCAATGTGAAGCTCGGCGATTTTGGGCTCGCGAGGCTCGTGAAACACGGGCAAGGATCACACACCACTATGCTCGCCGGCACAATGGGCTACATGGACCCAGAGAGCATGGTATCCGGAAGGGCCAGCACCGAGTCTGACGTATACAGCTTCGGCGTGGTCATCCTCGAGATTGCGTGCGGCCGGCGCCCCCTCCTGGTCCTGCGGGGAAATGAAGCTTGCACCATGCACCTGGTGCAATTTGTTTGGGAATTGTACGGCGCTGGAAACATCCTTGACGCAGCAGATCCTCGGCTAAGCAACCAACTTGACAGCCAAGAGTTGCAGCGCGTGATGATCACCGGGCTCTGGTGCACACACCCCGACAGGAACCTCAGGCCGTCCATCAGGCAGGCCATGAACGTGTTGCGGTTGGAGGCACCGTTGCCGAGCCTCCCCACAAAGATGCCTGTTGCCATGTTTATTTCGCCGGTTGACAGCTCCTTGTCTCAATCTCTCGCTGCAACAACCATCAACAGTTGCAGCAGGTACGGCACAGGCGGGACTATCTATTTGGCATCCGAGCGTTTTTGTTTTCCTTAA